AACAACGGACGACCTGATTGTGCAACCGGTTCAAGTACCGGCAATAATTCTTGAATATTAGAGATTTTTTTATCGTAAATCAAAATGTACGGATTGTCCATTTCAACAATCATTTTTTCAGCATTGGTCACAAAATAAGGAGAAAGATAACCACGGTCAAACTGCATTCCTTCTACTGTTTTTACCTCGGTTGCTGTACCTTTAGCTTCTTCAACGGTGATTACTCCTTCATTTCCAACTTTAGCCATCGCCTCGGCAATGAGGCCTCCAACAAACTCATCATTGTTTGCAGAAATGGTTGCTACTTGTTTAATTTTATCATTGTTTGAACCTATTTCCTGCGAGTTTTTCTTCAAGGTTTTTACAACGGTTTCAACTGCTTTATCAATACCGCGCTTCAAATCCATCGGGTTAGCTCCGGCGGCCAAATTTTTAAGTCCACCTGTGATAATTGCTTGTGCAAGCACTGTAGCGGTTGTAGTTCCGTCTCCGGCAATATCAGCAGTTTTTGAAGCAACTTCTTTTACTATTTGAGCACCCATGTTCTCAATAGAATCTTTGAGCTCAATTTCTTTGGCAACACTTACACCATCTTTTGTAATGATAGGTGCACCGAATTTTTTGCCAATAATTACGTTTCTCCCTTTTGGCCCCAACGTAATTTTTACCGCATTTGCCAATGCATCAACGCCTCTTTTTAAACGGTCACGCGCGTCAATGTTGAATAAAATTTCTTTTGCCATGTTTGTAATCTTTTTAAATGTTAATCAATTAAAGTATTCCGTAGATATCTGATTCACGCATGATGAGATAGGTTTTGCCTTCCATCTTTATTTCAGTACCTGAATACTGTCCATAAAGAACGGTGTCTCCTTTTTTAACGGTCATTTTCTCATCTGCTTTGCCCGGCCCCGCAGCAATCACTTTTCCTCTTAGTGGTTTTTCTTTGGCGGTATCAGGAATAATAATGCCGCTGGCTGTTTTTTCTTCTGCTGGTGCAGGTTCTATCAGAACCCGGTCTGCTAGTGGTTTTAACATATCGGTATAATTTAATTTTTTTGATTTTGGTTTACGCATGTTTTATGCCATCCCATTTTTTTTGTTTTTTCTGTGTCAAAATTTCTTGCTTTGATTTAATAGAGAAAAAAAAATGTCAGCATGAATGACACACTGACATTTGGCCTTTGATTATATTTTTAATTATTAGGGATTACCTGGCACATTGAATGGTTGTGCCGGTGCCGGTTGTCCTACATTATCGTCTACTGCATTTGGATCGGCTTCAATATCTGAAGGTGTTCCCTCGGTTGCTCCGCTTGTTTGAACTGCGTCTTTTGCCATGATAAGGCAAATCAGTGCAATACCTACAGCAAGTCCCCATGTGCCTTTTTCAAGAATGTCTGTTGCACGTTTTGCTCCGCCTAATTGTACAGCTGACCCAAAATCAGCATTTAATCCTCCGCCTTTTGGATTTTGAACTAATACAAATAGAATCAGACCAAGGCTGCCAAGTATGATAAGTACAGTAAATAGTGTTGTCATTGTGGTAATTATTTTGTTTGTTCTTCCCTGATTTTTTGAATCTGGGTTGCAAAGAAAGTCTTTTTTTCGGGATAAACCAAACTTAATTGCTCATAAGCTTTGATTGCTTTCACATAATTTTTTTGCAAAACATAGATTTTTGCCAGCGTTTCAGTTACCAATTCGGGTGATTCTTGTAGGCTTTCCTTGGCTTTTTTGGTTGGATTATAGAAACTTGCTTGGGGTTTTGAAATGCGAGGCTCTTCTTGAATGAATTTGTTCAGAATGGCATCCACATCTTTTCTGGTTAGCGTTCCTTTGCGTGCAGCTTCAGGCTGTTTTTCAACTTGAGTTTCTGCTTCTTTTTCCTGCGCAAGTTCTGTTGTATGTTCAGATTCTGATTTGTATGGTAATATGCCTTTTTGTTTGTAAATGAGCCACTCAATGAAAGTCAAATCGGCTAGATCAACTTTACTTTGTGGGAGTTCTTCCTGAGCTTCTGGTGTCTTGGCTGTAAGCGCCTCAGCAACAATTTCAGGCTCAGTTTCACTGTGATGTGCTTTCTCCTCGGTTTTTTGCTCTCTTATTTTTTCTTCTTCTGCCAGTTCTGCTTCATATACAATGCTTACCAAGTCTGGCGCAGTTTCTGTAATTGAAACAT
This genomic stretch from Crocinitomicaceae bacterium harbors:
- the secG gene encoding preprotein translocase subunit SecG, yielding MTTLFTVLIILGSLGLILFVLVQNPKGGGLNADFGSAVQLGGAKRATDILEKGTWGLAVGIALICLIMAKDAVQTSGATEGTPSDIEADPNAVDDNVGQPAPAQPFNVPGNP
- a CDS encoding co-chaperone GroES — translated: MLKPLADRVLIEPAPAEEKTASGIIIPDTAKEKPLRGKVIAAGPGKADEKMTVKKGDTVLYGQYSGTEIKMEGKTYLIMRESDIYGIL